From one Ignavibacteria bacterium genomic stretch:
- a CDS encoding 4Fe-4S dicluster domain-containing protein has product MSDSSLPQNSARHWQSVDQYSGEYAVGGEFTTTPSTIVETPVSRRGFLTALSASMALTAAACRRPIQHLVPAVSSHQTAIPGMPANYASVYSNGNIAYGALVKTREGRPLKIKGNDLHDVNRGRTDSRMQASLLSLYDPDRLRRPRIRRSGGGSTHESAVKAIAGAVTEAQSAGKQAVMVIGDHCSPSFSLLMQALSGVAPGLRFVSMPDSLCDNPAAANKAMLGIDAEFAPDVSKASVIVSVDADFLGSDPLALYHTTRFAEKRRPTKKSPAMSKLISVEAQYSLTGANADTRYRIHPSQMEAFVALLEADICGAGAVGSAAGSALADTKSLASTVATELKKGSANGAMLMVGKHLPSRVHAMAINVNMALGSVGQGKAFDPDRLIPNSNTRSEQVQTLVNDLQADTVHALVFVGVNPEYSADRNFRKAMLKAPFRAAINMYEDETATLCDVSIPGSHWLETWGDAIAIDGTTSVQQPMIQPLNDGVPSTPDTLMAIGRAIDSGFLSDTETYHDYVKASWATVVGDDPFGLQWSAILRDGVKVSAVRPSAPAPAPAEPAAEGETAAPAAPAPVPAAPAPAPARSVTWNPQGWSVLPADTVKQGATLLVLPSLTMADGSDGNNAWLLELPDPVTKVTWENVAMMSLKMASDLGLCSSSDEKSIRHANGNIVTIQTPNGTIDAPVWVQPGMADSVVALAAGFGHTSIGVSGNGAGVNAQTVVSGTDRIGYVSVSGITKTGTSTRIASSQDHHTLDDGHGERPVAKQVKLADLVGGEALELASEYPSEGMNGHYKKPLSIVSEYKYKGHRWGMVIDMSACTGCSSCVIACQSENNISVVGKEQVLLGREMHWIRIDRYYVGDITNPETLVEPMLCQHCENAPCENVCPVAATTHSPEGLNEMTYNRCVGTRYCLNNCPYKVRRFNFLDYNDHLQKPADLVFNPDVTMRMRGVMEKCTFCVQRLHEAKWHARDEGRSRVNDGEAVTACQEACPASAIYFGDTNDANSAVSRMRENERGFQVLAELNVRPQVTYLAKVRNH; this is encoded by the coding sequence ATGTCAGATAGTTCGTTACCCCAAAACTCGGCAAGGCACTGGCAAAGTGTGGATCAGTACAGCGGTGAATATGCCGTTGGCGGTGAGTTTACAACCACACCTTCAACAATTGTAGAAACACCGGTTTCCCGCCGTGGATTTCTTACTGCTCTGTCTGCTTCGATGGCCCTGACGGCTGCCGCTTGCCGGCGTCCGATTCAGCATTTAGTGCCGGCCGTATCGTCACACCAGACGGCAATTCCGGGAATGCCGGCCAACTATGCCTCGGTGTACTCAAATGGCAACATTGCGTATGGCGCTCTGGTCAAAACACGAGAAGGACGCCCCTTAAAAATTAAAGGAAATGACCTGCATGATGTTAACCGTGGTCGAACAGATAGCAGGATGCAGGCATCGCTGCTGTCACTGTACGACCCTGACAGACTGCGACGCCCCCGCATTCGTCGGTCCGGCGGCGGATCGACCCACGAAAGTGCGGTAAAGGCGATTGCAGGTGCAGTTACAGAAGCGCAGTCAGCTGGGAAGCAGGCTGTTATGGTGATTGGTGATCACTGTTCACCATCCTTTTCGCTCCTTATGCAGGCTCTGAGCGGTGTTGCTCCTGGCCTTCGGTTTGTAAGTATGCCGGATTCGTTGTGCGACAACCCGGCGGCAGCCAATAAGGCAATGCTTGGGATCGATGCCGAATTTGCCCCGGATGTATCGAAAGCGTCAGTGATTGTTAGTGTTGACGCTGACTTCCTGGGATCTGACCCGCTGGCCTTATACCATACAACCCGCTTTGCCGAAAAACGGCGGCCCACGAAGAAATCTCCTGCAATGAGCAAACTGATATCAGTTGAAGCTCAATATTCACTCACCGGCGCAAATGCCGACACCAGGTACCGGATTCATCCATCACAAATGGAAGCGTTTGTGGCGTTGCTCGAAGCTGACATTTGCGGTGCAGGTGCTGTAGGTTCTGCAGCAGGAAGTGCCTTGGCCGACACGAAGTCGCTGGCTTCAACGGTTGCTACAGAGCTAAAGAAAGGCTCTGCAAACGGCGCCATGCTGATGGTTGGGAAACACCTTCCGTCACGGGTCCATGCTATGGCCATAAACGTAAACATGGCTTTAGGCAGTGTGGGGCAGGGCAAAGCATTTGATCCCGACAGGCTCATTCCCAACAGTAATACCCGGTCAGAACAGGTCCAGACTCTTGTAAATGACTTACAAGCCGATACCGTTCATGCCCTGGTATTTGTTGGCGTGAATCCTGAGTACAGTGCTGACAGAAATTTCCGAAAGGCAATGCTGAAAGCACCGTTCCGTGCCGCCATAAACATGTATGAAGATGAAACTGCTACGTTGTGTGACGTTAGCATACCAGGATCACACTGGTTGGAAACATGGGGTGATGCCATTGCTATTGATGGAACAACCAGTGTTCAACAACCAATGATACAACCGCTGAATGACGGTGTACCATCAACGCCGGACACACTCATGGCTATCGGCCGTGCAATTGATTCCGGATTTTTAAGTGACACCGAAACCTACCATGACTATGTGAAAGCTTCATGGGCAACCGTGGTGGGAGATGATCCCTTTGGACTGCAGTGGAGCGCAATCCTTCGGGACGGAGTTAAAGTTTCCGCGGTGCGCCCGTCTGCACCTGCACCTGCTCCTGCTGAACCCGCAGCAGAAGGAGAGACTGCAGCACCGGCAGCACCTGCCCCGGTACCTGCGGCACCTGCCCCGGCACCGGCACGATCTGTTACCTGGAATCCGCAAGGTTGGTCGGTCCTTCCAGCCGACACGGTAAAGCAAGGGGCTACGCTCCTGGTTCTGCCTTCGCTGACAATGGCTGACGGTTCGGACGGCAATAATGCATGGTTGCTTGAACTTCCTGATCCGGTAACCAAGGTCACCTGGGAAAATGTTGCAATGATGAGTTTGAAGATGGCAAGTGACTTAGGTCTGTGTTCTTCTTCTGACGAGAAATCAATCAGGCATGCAAATGGTAATATTGTTACGATCCAAACACCGAACGGAACAATTGATGCTCCGGTTTGGGTTCAGCCCGGTATGGCTGACAGTGTTGTTGCTCTTGCAGCAGGATTCGGCCATACGTCGATCGGCGTCTCTGGCAATGGTGCCGGCGTGAATGCACAAACAGTTGTTAGCGGAACAGACCGGATTGGCTATGTGTCCGTGAGCGGTATCACAAAAACTGGAACCTCTACACGGATTGCAAGCTCGCAGGATCACCACACCCTTGATGATGGTCACGGTGAGCGCCCGGTAGCAAAACAAGTTAAACTTGCTGACCTTGTGGGTGGCGAAGCTCTCGAACTTGCCTCGGAGTACCCCTCGGAAGGCATGAACGGACATTATAAAAAGCCCCTTTCCATTGTCTCTGAATACAAATACAAAGGGCACCGCTGGGGGATGGTCATTGACATGAGTGCCTGTACAGGTTGCTCGAGTTGCGTGATTGCCTGCCAGAGTGAAAATAACATCTCGGTTGTTGGCAAGGAACAGGTACTGCTTGGCAGGGAAATGCACTGGATCCGGATTGACCGGTATTATGTTGGCGACATAACAAATCCGGAGACGTTGGTTGAGCCCATGCTGTGTCAGCACTGCGAAAATGCACCATGTGAAAACGTTTGTCCTGTTGCTGCCACAACGCACTCGCCGGAAGGCCTGAACGAAATGACCTATAACAGGTGCGTGGGGACCCGCTACTGCTTAAATAACTGTCCGTACAAGGTTCGCCGATTTAACTTCCTTGACTATAACGATCATTTGCAAAAGCCGGCAGACCTCGTGTTCAATCCTGACGTTACCATGCGTATGCGCGGTGTGATGGAGAAGTGCACATTCTGTGTGCAACGTTTACATGAAGCAAAATGGCATGCACGTGACGAGGGAAGGTCGCGCGTTAATGACGGTGAAGCAGTCACGGCATGTCAGGAAGCGTGTCCGGCAAGTGCCATCTATTTTGGTGATACCAATGATGCCAACAGTGCCGTGAGCAGGATGCGCGAGAATGAGCGCGGATTCCAGGTTCTGGCGGAACTTAATGTACGGCCGCAGGTCACCTATTTAGCCAAGGTCAGAAACCACTGA
- a CDS encoding cytochrome c3 family protein translates to MFTRQFDLAIKFWGAVIGGIGVVVFLVVYFGVRNDVADVGYRPQQPVPFSHKLHAGDLKVSCQYCHAGVEESAHSPIPSTQTCMNCHMVVMNESPKLQLVRDSYDKGVPLEWVRIHKMPDYAHFNHSRHIRAQIDCQSCHGPVEQMGVVSQFSSLSMGWCLDCHRNPEVHIVGARPISGVFTGKLHKVSDFADSAFLYKPIKAQIGEHTPLTEPYFGMVSTPLPAHEVMGIPHPKKAGLGPENCSGCHY, encoded by the coding sequence ATGTTCACACGGCAGTTTGATCTGGCCATAAAATTTTGGGGCGCAGTTATCGGAGGCATCGGTGTAGTTGTCTTCTTAGTTGTGTATTTCGGTGTTCGCAACGATGTTGCTGATGTTGGATACCGTCCACAACAACCTGTACCCTTTTCACATAAACTTCACGCGGGTGACCTTAAAGTCAGCTGTCAGTACTGTCATGCTGGCGTTGAGGAGTCGGCACATTCGCCGATTCCCTCCACGCAGACCTGTATGAACTGCCACATGGTTGTCATGAACGAGAGTCCTAAGCTGCAACTGGTGCGTGACAGTTACGATAAGGGGGTGCCGCTGGAGTGGGTACGGATCCATAAAATGCCGGACTATGCTCACTTCAACCACTCGCGTCATATCCGTGCGCAGATTGACTGTCAGAGCTGTCACGGTCCCGTAGAGCAGATGGGAGTTGTATCGCAGTTCAGTTCGCTCAGCATGGGATGGTGTCTGGATTGTCACCGGAATCCTGAGGTCCACATTGTTGGTGCCCGGCCGATCAGTGGCGTTTTTACGGGTAAGCTTCACAAGGTATCTGACTTTGCAGACAGCGCTTTCCTGTACAAACCGATTAAGGCGCAGATCGGAGAGCATACACCATTAACCGAGCCATACTTTGGCATGGTAAGCACTCCGCTGCCGGCACACGAGGTAATGGGAATCCCGCACCCGAAGAAGGCAGGTTTGGGACCGGAAAATTGTTCAGGATGCCATTACTAA
- a CDS encoding DUF420 domain-containing protein — translation MDQLPAINASLNGLSTGLLLMGFGFIRRKQVAAHRLCMIAAFVLSMLFLVGYVLHKVNLHAVTGSYNTVFSGTGWARTLYFLILIPHVVLAMLLPLLTPPTLFLGLKMNVKTHRKLAHLTLPIWLYVSVSGVFIYFMLYHWYPAV, via the coding sequence ATGGATCAACTCCCAGCTATAAATGCTTCCTTAAACGGTCTTAGCACCGGATTGCTCCTGATGGGCTTTGGCTTTATCCGGAGGAAGCAGGTTGCTGCTCACCGCTTATGTATGATTGCAGCCTTTGTTTTATCAATGCTCTTCCTTGTGGGATATGTGCTGCACAAGGTAAATCTGCATGCCGTAACCGGGTCGTATAACACCGTGTTTTCCGGCACAGGCTGGGCACGCACGCTGTACTTTCTCATCCTAATCCCACATGTGGTTTTGGCAATGCTCTTACCGCTGTTAACGCCGCCAACTCTGTTTTTGGGGCTAAAAATGAATGTAAAAACACATCGGAAGTTAGCACATCTCACGCTCCCGATCTGGCTCTACGTATCGGTGTCGGGAGTGTTTATTTACTTTATGTTGTATCACTGGTATCCCGCTGTATGA
- a CDS encoding SCO family protein, with product MRTLFVTIVLLLPLWGCSPSEEQQPFPEKEAPSFTGTDQQGNAFSTSQLKGKVWLASFFFTSCQTVCPTLNTEQQKLVQTYGDKIKFVSISTDPDNDTGAVLLNYAQSFGASPGVWWMIHMPSDQVRALATTGFNLMDPKEPEMHSTRFIAIGADGMIKGYFSGTDSLGITKLTTWINSQL from the coding sequence ATGCGGACTCTGTTTGTTACGATCGTACTTTTGCTTCCGCTTTGGGGTTGTAGTCCGTCAGAAGAACAGCAGCCATTCCCCGAAAAGGAAGCCCCTTCATTTACTGGCACCGATCAGCAGGGGAATGCTTTCAGTACCAGCCAGCTTAAGGGGAAGGTATGGCTTGCTTCGTTCTTTTTTACATCGTGCCAAACCGTTTGTCCTACACTCAATACCGAGCAGCAAAAACTGGTACAGACGTATGGTGATAAAATCAAATTCGTAAGTATCAGTACAGATCCGGACAATGATACCGGAGCCGTCCTCCTGAATTATGCCCAGAGTTTTGGTGCATCGCCGGGGGTATGGTGGATGATACACATGCCATCGGACCAGGTGCGTGCCTTGGCAACAACCGGATTTAATCTGATGGACCCAAAGGAGCCGGAAATGCACAGCACACGGTTTATTGCAATTGGTGCTGATGGCATGATAAAGGGGTATTTTAGCGGAACCGATAGTTTAGGAATTACAAAACTGACTACATGGATCAACTCCCAGCTATAA
- a CDS encoding cytochrome C oxidase subunit IV family protein produces MSSQTSVIPSYLKVFYTLLVFTILTVVAAKALHFPASWGTPGDVLHVSIGIIIAVLKVLCVMYIFMHLKFDSPLLRVFVYVPVFFFLVMVFALNVLEHFSYTH; encoded by the coding sequence ATGAGTTCCCAAACCAGCGTAATACCATCGTACTTAAAAGTTTTCTATACCCTGTTAGTATTCACCATCCTCACGGTTGTTGCTGCCAAAGCCTTACATTTTCCGGCATCGTGGGGAACACCGGGAGACGTGTTGCACGTTTCGATCGGAATTATCATTGCCGTACTAAAAGTGTTATGCGTGATGTATATTTTCATGCATTTAAAGTTCGACTCTCCGCTGTTACGGGTTTTTGTTTATGTACCGGTATTCTTTTTTCTGGTGATGGTATTTGCACTCAACGTTCTGGAGCATTTTAGCTATACACACTGA
- a CDS encoding cytochrome c oxidase subunit 3: MSNTINLSHEPVTRIPNGKVAMWAFLASELMFFSGFFAAFIVLRNGNYEVFAQGSAHLNWVLALVNTFILIGSSLTMALSIHHLEHRNNSQFRLFLGLTILGAFGFLVVKYIEYSAKFHDGLFPGQAHHTVFYSFYFMMTGFHALHVIAGMIPMMYMFFRSFTNKGYPYPWKVETLGLYWHFVDLMWIFIFPALYLLNPYSGTLPVH; this comes from the coding sequence ATGTCAAACACCATAAACCTCTCTCACGAACCGGTAACACGGATACCAAACGGCAAAGTTGCCATGTGGGCCTTCCTGGCATCGGAACTGATGTTTTTTTCAGGGTTTTTTGCAGCGTTTATTGTTCTGCGAAACGGCAATTATGAAGTATTTGCACAGGGCTCGGCACACCTGAACTGGGTGCTTGCTCTGGTGAATACCTTCATACTGATTGGCAGTTCACTCACGATGGCACTAAGCATTCACCATCTTGAGCATAGGAACAACAGTCAGTTCCGGCTGTTTTTGGGCCTGACAATCCTGGGAGCATTCGGATTTCTTGTTGTTAAGTATATTGAGTATAGTGCAAAGTTTCATGACGGGTTATTCCCCGGTCAGGCACACCATACCGTGTTTTACTCATTCTATTTTATGATGACGGGATTTCATGCTCTGCACGTAATAGCTGGAATGATTCCGATGATGTACATGTTCTTCAGATCCTTCACCAACAAGGGCTATCCATATCCATGGAAAGTTGAAACTCTGGGTCTGTACTGGCACTTTGTTGACCTGATGTGGATATTTATTTTTCCGGCATTGTATCTTCTTAACCCATATTCCGGCACCTTGCCTGTTCATTAA
- the cyoE gene encoding protoheme IX farnesyltransferase gives MNEKNSSVALGLGQSEKSVSVVREYYELTKPGISQMVTLTTLTGYYMALPGDIVEYAANPMHWLHFLATVVGTVAVSSGSCAVNQIVERTADAAMRRTAQRPLVSGTIGLRAAWIFAAVVTILGLALLSVTNVLTIVLAIIAWLSYTVVYTPLKKHSSIALLVGGIPGALPFAGGWTAVTGTFDVTALTLFSILFFWQLPHFLALSWIYRNDYQKGGFAMHATADSDGAMVGTLMIAYSGALLATLAIPYFLNLAGELYLFGAMASGIWLLIESVRFYRSKTTAAARRVLLVAYAVLMAALVFMVTDKFGG, from the coding sequence ATGAACGAAAAGAACTCATCAGTAGCACTTGGCCTTGGGCAGTCCGAAAAATCCGTCTCGGTTGTGCGCGAATATTACGAGCTTACAAAACCGGGAATATCGCAGATGGTCACGCTGACCACGCTAACGGGTTACTATATGGCTTTGCCCGGGGACATTGTGGAGTATGCCGCCAACCCGATGCACTGGCTGCACTTTTTAGCAACCGTGGTTGGTACAGTTGCGGTAAGCAGCGGTAGTTGCGCCGTTAATCAGATTGTTGAACGAACAGCCGATGCTGCCATGAGGCGAACAGCCCAACGTCCGCTGGTTTCAGGAACGATTGGCCTGCGTGCTGCGTGGATATTTGCTGCAGTAGTAACGATACTTGGCCTTGCCCTACTGTCGGTAACCAATGTGCTCACGATTGTGTTGGCAATCATTGCCTGGCTAAGTTATACGGTGGTGTACACACCGCTAAAGAAGCATTCATCAATAGCCCTGTTGGTAGGAGGAATTCCCGGTGCACTCCCTTTTGCCGGTGGGTGGACTGCGGTAACCGGCACATTCGATGTCACGGCACTAACATTGTTTAGTATTCTGTTTTTCTGGCAGCTCCCGCACTTTCTGGCGCTAAGCTGGATATACAGGAATGATTATCAGAAAGGGGGCTTTGCCATGCATGCAACAGCCGACTCTGATGGCGCCATGGTAGGCACCCTCATGATTGCTTACAGCGGTGCACTGCTTGCCACCCTTGCGATTCCGTACTTCCTTAATCTTGCAGGTGAACTTTACCTGTTCGGGGCGATGGCTTCAGGGATATGGTTGCTGATAGAAAGTGTACGATTCTACAGGAGCAAAACCACGGCAGCGGCCCGACGGGTTCTGTTAGTTGCCTACGCAGTGCTTATGGCAGCACTGGTTTTCATGGTTACGGATAAGTTCGGCGGATAA
- a CDS encoding COX15/CtaA family protein, whose protein sequence is MTLRTVAIVLACLTFALIVWGGHVNSTNSGMAFPDWPTSNASPMLTYAPSKWIMENDKFWEHGHRLFASLVGVVTVTLCVMAWRATPEADRPNTVIMVFLGLVLVTVASAIVGLQSMPSGFMEGFMIALAATMSWFLLKAFRSRGQSQLLWFALAAFATVCLQGAFGGYTVRNNLPVWTSTMHGILAQAFLTIVLAIVLITGKARTNEVPSRTLSATIVTTWLVLAIQFVLGALTRHSGAWGASLHWPMWSDGSFWPPMSDFGSTPVLVHFLHRTMAYVVMVMVSIQLWAAWKTRMRSMAVSSFVLTLVQIALGVHILLMLRQEVITTLHVMVGVALLATSAYAGLTMILRNRASTVQGTVAGIHGGAA, encoded by the coding sequence ATGACTCTGCGTACTGTTGCCATTGTGTTAGCATGCCTCACCTTTGCACTCATTGTGTGGGGGGGACACGTTAATTCCACAAACAGCGGTATGGCCTTCCCTGACTGGCCAACCTCGAATGCATCGCCGATGCTTACCTATGCACCAAGTAAATGGATTATGGAGAATGATAAATTCTGGGAGCATGGACATCGGCTGTTTGCCAGTTTGGTAGGAGTGGTAACCGTTACACTGTGTGTGATGGCTTGGAGAGCAACGCCGGAAGCAGACCGACCTAACACTGTTATCATGGTCTTCCTTGGACTTGTGCTCGTTACGGTGGCCTCGGCAATTGTAGGATTGCAGAGCATGCCATCGGGATTTATGGAAGGATTTATGATTGCATTGGCAGCTACGATGTCGTGGTTCCTCCTAAAAGCCTTTCGCAGTAGGGGGCAGTCGCAGCTCTTATGGTTTGCACTTGCCGCGTTTGCAACCGTGTGCTTACAAGGTGCCTTTGGTGGATATACCGTTCGCAACAATCTGCCGGTATGGACCAGTACAATGCACGGAATTCTTGCACAGGCTTTTTTAACGATTGTACTGGCAATTGTATTGATTACAGGGAAAGCTCGTACCAACGAGGTACCGTCCCGAACGCTATCGGCTACAATCGTAACAACCTGGCTGGTCCTTGCCATTCAGTTTGTTTTGGGTGCTCTTACCCGTCACAGTGGTGCCTGGGGGGCAAGCCTTCACTGGCCGATGTGGTCTGATGGCTCATTCTGGCCACCAATGTCTGATTTTGGCAGCACACCTGTTCTGGTTCACTTCCTGCACCGAACCATGGCCTATGTAGTGATGGTCATGGTTAGCATTCAGCTATGGGCAGCGTGGAAAACCCGGATGAGATCAATGGCTGTTTCATCGTTTGTGTTAACGCTGGTTCAGATTGCACTCGGGGTACACATCTTGCTGATGCTGCGTCAGGAAGTAATTACAACACTGCATGTTATGGTAGGAGTGGCACTCCTGGCAACATCGGCATATGCGGGCTTGACCATGATTTTGCGGAACCGTGCATCAACAGTCCAGGGCACAGTTGCCGGCATCCACGGAGGGGCAGCATGA
- a CDS encoding cbb3-type cytochrome c oxidase subunit I, which translates to MSTPTIATAVHPEVHVSERTGVHDTHHDLPWYRKYLFSTDHKVIAKQFMVSSLFFLFIGGAFALFIRWQLAYPGHPIPVIGSILPDTWVTEPGNGVITPEFYAELLTMHGSIMIFLVVIPLAVGMFGNFCIPLMLGTDDMALPRLNMWSFWLMPPAGLIMLAGFFTDTGFAAAGWTSYPPLSALTQFAPFTVTGQTLWLIAVFLIGFSSIMGAVNYITTVLNKRAKGMKLFDMPLTVWALFINSIMITLGTPVLAAAVVMLFFDNFLHTSFFLPDHLVTASGHGFEVGAGQPILFQHIFWFYSHPAVYIMILPVMGIVSDVISTFSRKPIFGYKPMVFATAGISILGFLVWGHHMFQSGMNPLLGTTFMLSTIVIAVPSSIKTFNWLGTMWRGNIHFSSAMLSALAFVSMFIIGGLSGVFMASAPVDIFIHDTYFIVAHIHYVLFGGSLFGIFAGLYYWFPKMFGKMYSETWGRRHLFWSFVFFNVTFFPMHVLGVGGHMRRIYDPSVYDFLKGMTSFNELITIGAIGLGFTQLILVANIICSIKWGKKAPRNPWNANTLEWAAPEHPGHGNFDTDITVYRGPYEFSAPGRDTDFWPQWEPDTVSSEVKHHEVAAGK; encoded by the coding sequence ATGAGCACACCAACCATTGCAACCGCTGTACATCCCGAAGTCCACGTATCGGAAAGAACCGGGGTACATGACACACACCATGATCTCCCTTGGTATCGCAAATACCTGTTTTCTACGGATCACAAGGTCATAGCAAAACAATTCATGGTGTCATCACTGTTCTTCCTGTTTATCGGAGGAGCCTTTGCACTGTTTATTCGCTGGCAACTTGCATACCCCGGTCATCCAATCCCTGTGATTGGTAGTATCCTGCCGGATACCTGGGTTACCGAACCCGGTAACGGCGTGATTACGCCCGAGTTTTATGCCGAGCTTCTCACCATGCATGGCTCCATCATGATCTTCCTGGTGGTGATACCGCTGGCCGTTGGCATGTTTGGCAATTTCTGTATTCCGCTCATGCTGGGTACCGATGACATGGCCCTGCCACGATTAAATATGTGGAGCTTCTGGCTCATGCCTCCGGCAGGACTCATTATGCTGGCAGGATTTTTCACCGACACCGGTTTTGCTGCGGCCGGGTGGACAAGTTATCCGCCCCTGAGCGCACTTACGCAGTTTGCACCGTTTACGGTAACGGGGCAGACGCTCTGGTTAATTGCAGTATTCTTAATCGGATTCTCTTCGATTATGGGTGCAGTTAACTACATCACCACCGTTCTGAATAAGCGTGCAAAGGGCATGAAGCTTTTTGACATGCCATTAACGGTATGGGCATTGTTCATAAACTCCATTATGATCACGCTGGGTACGCCCGTGTTAGCTGCTGCTGTGGTGATGTTGTTCTTTGATAACTTCCTCCATACCAGTTTCTTCCTGCCTGATCATCTTGTTACGGCATCCGGACATGGATTCGAAGTTGGTGCCGGTCAGCCAATTCTGTTCCAGCATATTTTCTGGTTCTATTCTCACCCGGCCGTGTACATTATGATTCTGCCGGTGATGGGCATTGTCAGTGATGTGATCTCTACCTTCTCCCGTAAACCAATCTTTGGCTATAAACCAATGGTGTTTGCAACCGCAGGAATCTCGATCCTGGGATTTCTGGTGTGGGGGCACCATATGTTCCAGTCAGGTATGAACCCGCTGCTGGGTACTACATTCATGCTCTCTACAATTGTTATTGCCGTACCGTCATCAATCAAGACCTTTAACTGGCTTGGCACCATGTGGCGCGGTAATATTCATTTTTCAAGTGCGATGCTCAGCGCCCTGGCTTTCGTAAGCATGTTTATTATCGGCGGGCTTAGCGGTGTGTTTATGGCGTCGGCCCCGGTTGACATTTTCATCCACGACACATACTTCATTGTAGCACACATTCATTACGTATTGTTTGGCGGATCCCTGTTTGGCATCTTTGCTGGTCTCTACTACTGGTTCCCGAAAATGTTCGGAAAGATGTACAGCGAGACCTGGGGACGCCGGCATCTCTTCTGGTCATTCGTGTTTTTTAACGTGACCTTCTTCCCGATGCACGTATTGGGAGTAGGCGGGCACATGCGCCGGATTTATGATCCGAGCGTTTATGATTTCCTGAAGGGCATGACATCGTTTAACGAACTGATTACGATTGGTGCCATTGGCCTGGGATTCACACAGTTAATATTGGTGGCCAACATTATCTGCAGTATTAAGTGGGGTAAAAAAGCGCCACGGAACCCATGGAATGCCAACACACTTGAGTGGGCTGCACCGGAACATCCCGGACACGGCAACTTTGATACTGATATTACCGTGTACCGTGGTCCGTACGAATTTTCTGCACCTGGACGTGACACTGACTTTTGGCCGCAGTGGGAACCCGATACTGTCAGCAGTGAAGTGAAACATCACGAGGTAGCAGCAGGGAAATGA
- the coxB gene encoding cytochrome c oxidase subunit II has product MERLLHAFIESFDMLPWLPENISTYGAQLDDLFIFIYWFSVITFLATGGAMVWFMIAYRKRKGHRAHYYHGNQFIETTWTILPTILFLGIGIYSDDMWQTTKESSRVPKPDVEILVLGKQFGWYFMYPGADGKFGRNAYTDIKARTLMSATNPFGIDSTDPAGFDDFITENQFRVPVNANVVVRGSSIDVIHSFFLPHARVKQDVIPGTWMNIWFNLFKTGEYELACAELCGSGHYAMRAVYKVESRKDYDAWLNQKDAEILAARMGGSTADVAATDAEAPSDTEATAETESEPSTDVGE; this is encoded by the coding sequence ATGGAAAGACTATTACACGCTTTCATTGAATCATTTGATATGCTGCCGTGGCTTCCTGAAAACATCAGTACCTACGGAGCCCAGCTTGACGACCTTTTCATTTTCATTTACTGGTTTAGTGTTATCACCTTCCTTGCCACTGGTGGGGCAATGGTATGGTTCATGATTGCGTACCGCAAGCGTAAAGGACACCGTGCCCATTACTATCACGGTAACCAGTTTATCGAAACAACGTGGACGATACTGCCCACGATCTTGTTCCTTGGTATTGGTATTTACTCTGATGACATGTGGCAGACAACAAAGGAATCGTCACGTGTCCCCAAACCCGACGTTGAAATCCTCGTTCTTGGTAAACAATTCGGCTGGTACTTTATGTACCCGGGCGCCGATGGTAAGTTCGGTCGGAATGCATACACCGATATCAAGGCTCGTACGCTGATGAGTGCAACCAATCCGTTTGGAATAGACAGTACTGACCCCGCCGGCTTTGATGATTTCATTACCGAGAATCAGTTTCGTGTACCGGTGAATGCCAACGTTGTGGTGCGGGGAAGTTCTATCGACGTGATTCATTCGTTCTTTCTGCCACATGCAAGAGTAAAGCAGGATGTGATTCCGGGAACCTGGATGAATATCTGGTTTAACCTTTTCAAAACCGGTGAGTATGAGCTGGCCTGTGCTGAACTCTGCGGAAGCGGTCACTACGCAATGCGGGCCGTTTACAAGGTTGAATCTCGAAAAGATTACGATGCATGGCTTAACCAGAAAGATGCAGAAATACTGGCAGCCAGGATGGGTGGTAGCACCGCTGACGTAGCTGCAACCGATGCCGAAGCCCCTTCCGATACGGAAGCCACGGCAGAAACCGAATCTGAACCCTCAACGGATGTTGGAGAATAA